In Hamadaea flava, a genomic segment contains:
- a CDS encoding GlcG/HbpS family heme-binding protein: protein MQISRRLALTVGAGALTAAGALGIALPASTAAAVTAVPAVSVRSTVEVRTLTDDAVLRAAQAALSAATKDGQKVSVVVMDRSGVVRLALHSTGAGPQTDESAERKAFTAVSFGQPTSALAGRAGGTGPSIRDIPGTLFLGGGVPVVVDGTPIAAIGVGGAPSGDLDEKYAAAGAAALR, encoded by the coding sequence ATGCAGATTAGCCGTCGTCTCGCCCTCACCGTCGGAGCAGGCGCGCTGACCGCCGCCGGAGCCCTCGGCATCGCACTGCCGGCCAGCACCGCCGCGGCCGTCACCGCCGTCCCCGCCGTGTCCGTCCGGTCCACCGTCGAAGTGCGTACGCTGACCGACGACGCCGTCCTGCGCGCCGCGCAGGCCGCTCTCTCCGCCGCGACGAAGGACGGCCAGAAGGTCTCCGTAGTCGTGATGGACCGCTCCGGCGTCGTCCGGCTGGCCCTCCACAGCACCGGCGCCGGCCCGCAGACCGACGAGTCAGCCGAGCGCAAGGCGTTCACCGCCGTGTCGTTCGGTCAGCCCACCTCGGCGCTCGCCGGCCGAGCCGGGGGCACCGGACCGTCCATCCGCGACATCCCCGGCACGTTGTTCCTGGGTGGCGGGGTTCCCGTGGTCGTCGACGGTACGCCGATCGCCGCCATCGGCGTGGGCGGGGCGCCCAGTGGCGACCTGGACGAGAAGTACGCCGCCGCCGGCGCCGCCGCGCTCCGCTGA